Within the Paraburkholderia flagellata genome, the region CTCGGCGTAAGTGCCGAACGAACCTGCGGTCGGATGCGCGACTGCCATCTCTGCCAGGCTGAACACCATGATCACGGCGATCAGCGCTGCGATCGCGTAGCTGATCAGCACGCCGGGGCCGGCGTAGCCGATCGCAATGCCACTCCCCATGAACAAGCCCGTGCCAATTGCGCCACCAATGCCGATCATCGCGATCTGCCGCTGCGTCAAGGCCTTGTGCAAGCCTTTTTCACGCGCGGTAATGTTTGTCTCTTCCATATCGTCATTTCCTGGATAGTTGTTTTTCCGAAGCGGATCAGGCTTCCGGGAGCAACGCAGACAAGGTGTCGAGCACGTCATGACTGGTCAGCATGCCCGGCGACATGCGCACCGTGCTGCCCCGTGTATCCACGAGAACGCCCTGCTTCGCCAGAGTGACCTCCAGTTCTTGCGGATCGACGTATGCCGGCAGTTCTGCCATCACGCTGCCGCCGCGCTGCGCATCCTCGCGCGGCGATCGCACGCGGTATCCCTTTGCGTCGGCGAGCGCAATCAACTGGCGCGACAGCGCGAGATTGTGCTCACGCATGCCGGCCGCCGCAGGCGAGAGTCGCCACGCGAGTCCTGGGCTCGACGCGACGAACGGCAAGAACGATGGCGTGCCGCCGTCGAAACGCCGCGCATCCGGGGCCAGTGCAAAGCGCGAGAGGTCCCAGTTGAAGGGATCGGGCTGGCTGAACCAGCCTTGGACGAGCGGCTTCATCTCGCCGTCGATCAGCTTCGGGTCCAGATACGCGAGCCCGGTACCCGGCGCGCCGCACAACCATTTGAGCGTCGTGGTCGCGACAAAATCGACAGCTGGCTGCGTGACGTCGAAATCGAGAATGCCTGCGCCCTGCGTGATGTCGACCGCAATCAGGCTGCCTTGCGCGCGGCCGTGCCTGGCGAGGCGCGCAACATCCGCTCGCTTCGAAGAGGTCGACGTAACCCAGGTGACGATCGCCAGCGCCACGTCTTCCTGCCAATGGGCGATGAATTCGTCGTCGGTCACATAGGCGGCGCCCGGCGCGAGCGGCACCGTATCGAGCGTGAAGCCGAGCACGGGTTCGAGCCCGCGCAACATGTAGTGCAGGCTCGGGAAGCAATCCCCGGCGATCAGCACGCGACGGCCGGCCAGACGCCCGCGACCGAGCGCGCCGACAAAACGCGCGAACGCATCCGTGACGTTCTCAGAGGCGAAGACGGCATGGGCCGGAGCGTTGACCAACGTGGCCCATTGATCGAGCACCTGACGGCGCGCTTCGAGACCGTAGTCCCATCGTTTGAGGTCGGGGCGGCACCAGCTGGACGCAAAGGTGTCGAGCGCGGCGCGAACGGCGTCCTCCTGCCCCGGAAACATACCGACCGAGTGGTAAAGCAGCCACCCAGAGCGATCGGAATCGGCGAGATGAGTCATATATTGGGTTCCTTTCAGTGTGACCGGGTTTGCGCGTCAGAACATGTGGCGCATGCCCACAGCGACGCCGGTCTGGTTGTTCTTGCCCGGCAGTTCGGTATATGCACCGCCCGAGACGTGGTTGTAGTCGACGGTACCGTAGACCTGCGTGGCCTTCGACAGCGAATACTCGGCAAGCAGCACGCCTGTATAACGCTCGCCGTTGTTGCCGGCGAAACCGTTGAGGTTGTGCATGTCGTCGTAGTAGAACGCGCCCGTGAGCGCCAGCGCCGGCGTGGCCTGATAAGTCGCGCCCGTATAGAGCGTCATGTCGCGACGCTGGTTGGCGGAAAACGAGCCGGTTGCAACTGTGCGGCTCGGATCGTTGAGCGACTCGTCGACCGTCCCAGTGCCGTCTTGCCCACCCAGATACCCGGCGAACAACGTGGCCGGGCCGGCCGAATACTTCGCGCCGAGACCCCACATGCGCTGGATGTTGTTGCTGAGGTCGCGCGTTTCCTGATATGTACCGCCAAAGCTCGCCGGACCGAGGTCGTATGACGCGCGCACACTCCAGGACGAGTTCTTGCTCAGGCTGCCGGGTTGCTGGCCGAACCCGTAGGTCGCGCCGAGATGCAGGCCGCCGAACTGCCCCGCATAGGTCGCGGCGCTGTCGATACGGCCGACCGTCATGAAGAAGGGCCATGAGTTCGCGGTGTAGTTACCGACAGTCAAGGGATCGAAGTCGCCGAAGAAGTTGAATGCCTCCGTTCCCTGGCGGCCGAGCGTGAAGGTGCCGAGATTGCTGGACAAACCTACGTATGCATAGCGGCCGAAGAGCCGTCCCCCCTGATTGAGCTTGCCGGTTTGCGGATCGAAGCCGCTTTCGAGGCGGAACACTGCCTTTACCCCGCCACCCAAATCTTCGTCTCCCTTCAAACCCCAGCGGCTATTGGTGATCGCACCGTTGGTCAACTGCACCTGGTTGTCGTTTGCCGCATCCGAGTTATTCGTGAAGCGAATGCTCTGGTCCACGATGCCATACAGCGTAACGGAGCTTTGCGCGAAGGCAGTGCCCGTCAATCCGATCCCAAGGGTGGCTATCGCGGCGTGGAGTTTGCGTTGCATGATTGGAGCTGTCTCTCTTCTTTGGGTGGAAAACTGCCCGGCGGCGATCGCCGAACGTCAATACGGCAAAGCTCCGGCGGCGCAGGCTGGTCTAGTGCCGGTCACGCAACAGTGGACTGAGTCGATCCAGGGCTTCGATCAGGCTGGCGTCGCTGCGCGCGTAGCACAGGCGGATCTGGTGCGCCGACTCCCGCCCGAACGCGATGCCCGGCGCAAGCCCTACGCCGGCTTCGTGCACGGCGCGCCGACAAAACTCGAGCGTGTCGGTGACACCATCGATACTGAACATGAGATAGAACGAAGCACTGGCGGGCACCACGTGCAGACCTTCGAAAGCGTGCAGACGATCGAGCGCGATCTGCCGGCCGCCGCGGCAGCGCGAGACGAACGCCTCGACGACTGCCTCGCCCTCGTTGAGTGCCGCTGCGGCCCCTGCCTGCAGAAACGCCTGGCCGCCGCTAGTGTTGAACTGGACCAGTTTCTCGAAGGTATCGAGCATCGAGCGCGGGTACACGAGCCAGCCCATGCGCCAGCCGGTCATGAGCCACGCTTTGGAAAAGCTGTTGATCACAAAAACCGGGTCTTCGGGCGAGGCAATTTCCAGCAGCGACGGCGCATAAGGGCGGTCATAGACAATGCGCTGGTACACCTCATCGGCAAGGATCGCGATACCGCGCGAACGCGCGAATTCGAGCAGTTGCCGCTGCTGGTCGCGTTCCATCATCCAGCCCGTCGGGTTGCCCGGTGAGGCGTAGTAGATTGCCTTCGTGCGTGTGTCGCAAGCGTCGATCAGCCGCTGCAGGTCTAGATGCCATCCATCATCGCTGTAGTCGAGCGGCACGCTACGAACATCGCCGCCGGCAATCGTGACGGCGCGCAGAATATTGGGCCACGACGGCGTCACGCACACGACGTTGTCGCCCGGCTCGACGATCGCTTGCGCGACAAGCATGACTGCATTCATGCCGCCGCACGTGACGGCGATTCGCTCGTCTTCGACGTGTATTCCGCACAACCGGTTGTAGTACGCGCGAATCGCGTCTCGCAGTTCAAGAATGCCGCGATTAGGCGAATAGAAGGTCTTTCCGGCTGCCAGCGCGCGGCTGGCCGCGTCACAAAACGCCTGCGGCGTCGGCAGGTCACTCTCGCCCGCCCATAAACCTATGACGTCACCTCGGCCGATTCCCAAACGCCAGACGTCGATGATGGGCGAATCCGGCATCTCTGCGATCGTTCGTCTCGTGATATTCATCGCATCCATTTGAGGTCTGATCAAAATGAAAGGCTTCGGTCGTGCAACGAACGGCACGCTTCTTCTCGCGTCGCAAGGAAACCTTCCTTGACCACGTCAATGTCATTGGCGCACACGACTATCCGGTATCCGCTCTCGACCGCCTGATGTACTGCACGTGCGTTGCCAGTGAAGATGCCGCACGGCAAACCATTTGCCGTGGCGGCACGCAGCACGCGCTCGCAGTCGCGGCTGATTACCTGGCTATCGCTGGTGCCGCGCGAAAAGGCAAGATCGCCAGTACCGATGAACAGATAATCGACGCCCTCAATTGCGGCGATGTCTTCAACGTTTTCGACTCCCTCGGCCGTTTCGATCATCAGTCCAATGGCCACCTCGCGATCGGCGGCTCGCATCGCTTCGAGACCCGCCAGCAACGGCCGCACGCCGCCGGCAGAACGCCTTCCCATTGGCGGGTAACGGCCCGCGAGCACGGCCCTGCGCGCGTCGTCCGCGGTTTCAACGAGCGGCACCAGCACTGAAGCGGCGCCTGCGTCGAGCGCCTGCGCGATGGCGCTGTTCGAATTCTCCGCGCAGCGGGCAATCACCGGGAGCCGCGCACCAACAGCGCCAATTGCCGATTCAAGCGTGCCGCGTTCCCACAAGCCGTGCTGGAGATCGAGAACGAGGGCGCCAGGTTTCGCACGTGCGGCGAACTCCATCACCGGTACGCTCCCAAGCGCCAGCCAGATCAAATGAAGGGGCGCATCACAGGTCAGGAGCGGCTTCAGCGAGCGAAAGAGCATTGATTTACGCCTCCTCCAGGGTTTTCCGCCACGTTGCGATTGTTCATACAATACATAAACTGGATTCAGTTTCTTGCGTGGAAAGAACATTACTGTGGATATATTTTGATGTCAACGAACTACACCCCGGCAATTCTGCCGACTCGTGGCAGAGCCTTGATCTACAACGGACTCGGGTTTTACCGGGCTGGGTTTTCACTGATGCAAAACGTCGCAATAACGGGGAAAACCGCTGGAAATCGCTCACAACACGTTGCCTCAACAACCATGATGAACCGGGTCCGGAGAAAGCCTTTCGAAACCCATGTCGAAGCGCGGATTGAGGGCTGCCAGGCCTGCTCTCCTGCTGTCTTGACAATTCAGACCAGCGCAGCTGAGAATGAAAAAGAATTCTGAATCCAGTTTACGAAACGGCCATCATGACGACACTGGTTGAAAAGATTGCAAAAGCGCCCACCAGAACTGCGCTCAAACAGACGACGCTGACTGAGACGATCTACCAGGAGGTCCGCGCCCGACTGCAGCGCGGAGATATTGGGACGACCGAGCGCATTCTCGACTATGAAATTGCCGACGAATTCGGCTGCACGCGCATGCCCGTTCGCCAGGCGCTTGTCCGACTGGTCAACGAGGGATACCTGGTCGGCACAACGCGCGGCTTTGTCATGCCCAGACTCACGAACGACGACGTTCATGAGATTTTTGAAGTCCGCAGACTGCTCGAACCGAGCGCGGCTGCTGGCGCAACGACAGCGCTAACGGACGAACAGCACGCCGCGTTGAAGCGTGCCTACCAGAAAGCCGTGCGAGCTTGCGAAAAGCAGGACCGCGCTGCGATGATTACCGCCAACGTGGAATTTCGCGATGTTTGGCTCTCGGCCGTACAGAACCGTCGGCTGCAGGACACGATCAGACGTTTTGCGGAACACGCGCAACAAGTCAGATCGCTCACGCTGACCGACGCGTCAACCCAGAAGATCGCATTGGCCGGACTGCATGACTTGCTGGAAAGCTTCCTCGCGCGCGATTCGAAGCGTGCAAGAACCATCATGCTCGAATTCATTCTCAACGCTGAGCAGCGCTATTTCGTCCTGGTGGACGGCCAGGACCAGTGATCAGAATAAGGCGCGCATCCACTTTATCCGGCCGCATTCCCACCGCGATGGGGGCCGTCCGTCCGCGTGGCCTCTTTATGACAGGACAACTAAAGATGGAGCGCTCATTGGCGAACTTAAGCTATGAATAAGGCGATCCTGGAACAAGGAACCTGGTGGCGAACGGGATTCGAAACAGCTTTCGTGATACTCGGCTCGGCCGTTATCGCCCTGAACTACTACGTGTTGCTGCAGCCGAACCAGATTCTGCCTCCCGGTCTCGGCGGTCTGCTGGCGTTCGCGTCGCGTCAATTTGCCCTTCCATTCGACATTGTCTATTTCGCGGTCAATATCCCTCTGTTTCTGGTTGGATTCCGCGTAGTCGGCTTACGTTTCCTGATGCTGAGCCTGGCAGGAACCCTGGCCATGTCAGTTTTTCTCAAGCTGTTCAGCGCGGTGCCGGGCATTCATGGGCTCGTGCTCGGAACCTTGGTCGGCGGCTTGTTGAACGGGGCCGCCATCGCCGTCATTCTGATGTGCCGGGGATCCACTGGCGGAATGGATATCGTCTGCGTGGTGCTATCTCGTAGGTACCCACGTTTTAGCATTGGCCAGTTTTCATTTCTCTTGAACACGTCTGTGATCCTGATTTCCGGGGCATTTCTTGGCTGGGCAAGTATGCTGGCCACCCTGATCGCGATCTTCCTCGCAGGCAAGGGGGTCGATTGGGTGATGGCTATGGGAAGGCCGCTGGCAGCCCGGTGAAAAAGCTGCGACCACGTGTGTCCAGCTTCGATTCCGTGAATGCTTCGCCTGCCCTCACACGCAACGCAAGGTTAGCGGGCACGCCACGGCAACCAGGACCAACCGCTCGTGCTTCACTCGTCATTCCGGATGCCCGGCAGCACATCGTGTGAACCGTTTTCAGTCAGAACAACGCGCTTCTTGCCGCGCCTGAAGGCTCGCAGGCAGATCGGTCATTTATGCCCGCGCTGATTTGATTGTGGACGATCCCACGCTCGCCGCTCGACCGACAGGATTGCTCAGAAATCTGAAATCCGGTCTACCGACCTCCGAACGAGTGCGGAGGGTCGATGGACCAAACCGCTCCCGCGGCGGACCGACGCTCCTTCGTCCGAGTGTTTGCTGAACGCAGTAGGCACCCCACTCACCGAATCTCGAGGTTGCCAGAATGAGTCGACCTGTTCGCCCGCCCGGCACTGCGACATAGCAGATCGACTGGTTGCGCATCGGCGAGCCTGCTGGGCTGCATCTCGACACCGCTTTGATCGGTGTAGAGGACACATAAAGCGACGCCCCGCTCGAAAAAAATAGACGCCGTGCGGCGCGATCCGCGCGCGGCACGACGAGCGATGCTTCAACTGGCCTGACCTGCGCCATCTGCGCAACGTGCCTTAGGCCGGCAGCTTCGGTGCGGCAGGAAAATCGACCGGCACGCGGGTCACGCCATGGAGATAGTTGGTCACGACCTTGTCGCCAATCGCGACGATCACGTCCACGAGGTTTTCGTTCG harbors:
- a CDS encoding aminotransferase class V-fold PLP-dependent enzyme; this translates as MTHLADSDRSGWLLYHSVGMFPGQEDAVRAALDTFASSWCRPDLKRWDYGLEARRQVLDQWATLVNAPAHAVFASENVTDAFARFVGALGRGRLAGRRVLIAGDCFPSLHYMLRGLEPVLGFTLDTVPLAPGAAYVTDDEFIAHWQEDVALAIVTWVTSTSSKRADVARLARHGRAQGSLIAVDITQGAGILDFDVTQPAVDFVATTTLKWLCGAPGTGLAYLDPKLIDGEMKPLVQGWFSQPDPFNWDLSRFALAPDARRFDGGTPSFLPFVASSPGLAWRLSPAAAGMREHNLALSRQLIALADAKGYRVRSPREDAQRGGSVMAELPAYVDPQELEVTLAKQGVLVDTRGSTVRMSPGMLTSHDVLDTLSALLPEA
- a CDS encoding porin; amino-acid sequence: MQRKLHAAIATLGIGLTGTAFAQSSVTLYGIVDQSIRFTNNSDAANDNQVQLTNGAITNSRWGLKGDEDLGGGVKAVFRLESGFDPQTGKLNQGGRLFGRYAYVGLSSNLGTFTLGRQGTEAFNFFGDFDPLTVGNYTANSWPFFMTVGRIDSAATYAGQFGGLHLGATYGFGQQPGSLSKNSSWSVRASYDLGPASFGGTYQETRDLSNNIQRMWGLGAKYSAGPATLFAGYLGGQDGTGTVDESLNDPSRTVATGSFSANQRRDMTLYTGATYQATPALALTGAFYYDDMHNLNGFAGNNGERYTGVLLAEYSLSKATQVYGTVDYNHVSGGAYTELPGKNNQTGVAVGMRHMF
- a CDS encoding pyridoxal phosphate-dependent aminotransferase, which encodes MDAMNITRRTIAEMPDSPIIDVWRLGIGRGDVIGLWAGESDLPTPQAFCDAASRALAAGKTFYSPNRGILELRDAIRAYYNRLCGIHVEDERIAVTCGGMNAVMLVAQAIVEPGDNVVCVTPSWPNILRAVTIAGGDVRSVPLDYSDDGWHLDLQRLIDACDTRTKAIYYASPGNPTGWMMERDQQRQLLEFARSRGIAILADEVYQRIVYDRPYAPSLLEIASPEDPVFVINSFSKAWLMTGWRMGWLVYPRSMLDTFEKLVQFNTSGGQAFLQAGAAAALNEGEAVVEAFVSRCRGGRQIALDRLHAFEGLHVVPASASFYLMFSIDGVTDTLEFCRRAVHEAGVGLAPGIAFGRESAHQIRLCYARSDASLIEALDRLSPLLRDRH
- a CDS encoding HpcH/HpaI aldolase family protein, which codes for MFFPRKKLNPVYVLYEQSQRGGKPWRRRKSMLFRSLKPLLTCDAPLHLIWLALGSVPVMEFAARAKPGALVLDLQHGLWERGTLESAIGAVGARLPVIARCAENSNSAIAQALDAGAASVLVPLVETADDARRAVLAGRYPPMGRRSAGGVRPLLAGLEAMRAADREVAIGLMIETAEGVENVEDIAAIEGVDYLFIGTGDLAFSRGTSDSQVISRDCERVLRAATANGLPCGIFTGNARAVHQAVESGYRIVVCANDIDVVKEGFLATREEACRSLHDRSLSF
- a CDS encoding GntR family transcriptional regulator, with protein sequence MTTLVEKIAKAPTRTALKQTTLTETIYQEVRARLQRGDIGTTERILDYEIADEFGCTRMPVRQALVRLVNEGYLVGTTRGFVMPRLTNDDVHEIFEVRRLLEPSAAAGATTALTDEQHAALKRAYQKAVRACEKQDRAAMITANVEFRDVWLSAVQNRRLQDTIRRFAEHAQQVRSLTLTDASTQKIALAGLHDLLESFLARDSKRARTIMLEFILNAEQRYFVLVDGQDQ
- a CDS encoding YitT family protein; translated protein: MNKAILEQGTWWRTGFETAFVILGSAVIALNYYVLLQPNQILPPGLGGLLAFASRQFALPFDIVYFAVNIPLFLVGFRVVGLRFLMLSLAGTLAMSVFLKLFSAVPGIHGLVLGTLVGGLLNGAAIAVILMCRGSTGGMDIVCVVLSRRYPRFSIGQFSFLLNTSVILISGAFLGWASMLATLIAIFLAGKGVDWVMAMGRPLAAR